One Setaria viridis chromosome 5, Setaria_viridis_v4.0, whole genome shotgun sequence genomic region harbors:
- the LOC117857997 gene encoding uncharacterized protein gives MSQAMSGSGGGAGQFGDTTFTKVFVGGLAWETHKEGMRAYFEQFGDILEAVVITDKNTGRSKGYGFVTFHDPEAALRACIDPYPVIDGRRANCNLAYLGVNKSKTAPVPPYLQPYAHAYGGGSMRAMKSIQTAGAGGASLMSLVPADHGIQQGIPTAAYNVYAGYSPYFSDYGYPLSYYQAYGGLQGAQQQYAVFGGGATAAGLTMAAANSSGLYPYFQYSPASLAAAGYSMAQYPQLYQYTAAAAGATTAAATLMTTVAGGLQQYAGAVAFTPNSTGQAGMTMSMTAPTLPAPAAQYQFTRLIPSHLAAAPDQKPSLA, from the exons ATGTCTCAGGCCATGTCCGGGAGCGGTGGTGGCGCGGGGCAGTTCGGGGACACGACCTTCACCAAGGTGTTCGTGGGGGGCCTTGCCTGGGAGACGCACAAGGAGGGCATGCGGGCCTACTTCGAGCAGTTCGGCGATATCCTTGAAGCCGTCGTCATCACTGACAAGAACACCGGTAGATCCAAGGGATACGGATTT GTAACGTTCCATGACCCGGAGGCAGCGCTGAGAGCTTGCATCGATCCGTACCCGGTAATCGATGGAAGGAGGGCCAACTGCAACCTTGCCTATCTCGGGGTCAACAAGTCCAAGACTGCACCGGTGCCACCGTATCTGCAACCATATG CTCATGCTTACGGGGGAGGCAGCATGCGGGCAATGAAGTCCATTCAGACAGCTGGTGCGGGTGGTGCCAGCTTGATGAGCTTGGTGCCGGCCGATCATGGCATCCAGCAAGGGATTCCTACTGCTGCTTACAATGTTTATGCCGG GTATTCCCCATACTTCTCAGACTatggctatccgctg agctACTACCAAGCCTACGGTGGGCTGCAGGGAGCCCAACAGCAGTACGCTGTCTTCGGCGGAGGCGCAACTGCGGCAGGGCTAACAATGGCGGCGGCAAACTCCTCCGGACTCTACCCCTACTTCCAATACAGTCCGGCGAGCCTGGCTGCAGCTGGGTACAGCATGGCTCAGTACCCTCAGTTGTATCAGTAcactgcggctgcggcgggcgcCACGACAGCAGCGGCCACCCTGATGACCACGGTTGCCGGCGGCCTCCAGCAGTACGCTGGCGCGGTGGCGTTTACTCCAAATTCTACTGGCCAAGCAG GCATGACAATGTCTATGACAGCTCCAACTCTGCCGGCCCCGGCGGCACAGTACCAGTTCACCAGGCTTATTCCTTCTCACCTCGCTGCGGCACCAGATCAGAAGCCCAGCTTGGCCTAG
- the LOC117859195 gene encoding uncharacterized CRM domain-containing protein At3g25440, chloroplastic: MATRVLSRQNLRKLATFTLQNISQRQLISPFPPGLRSGAVSPSKCFSPLYLFGHSWAVRWATYGSVNLVVSDDGKPKFQIEEVEPSKKGRYLTKKRLKLQRKRVKKKRKEANKNDPRRIRPKGKKIKQKFPTAEARLKYKIDKAKLKEAMLVEKLKKYEVAKAQGPMAKPDDLSGEERFYLKKVSQKKSNYVPVGRRGVFGGVILNMHLHWKKHETVKVICKPCKPGQIQEYANEIARLSGGIPVNIIGDDTIVFYRGKNYVQPEVMSPVDTLSKKKALEKSKYEQSLETVRRFIAVSEKELELYYRHVALYGIPQSQKADLVCGDNREASLLKMGGLDQAKDQLPYLGTNHFSDLHVSDISESDEEDTSGSEYNVNDDDTEDMNNISEDAISDGLPNRE, from the exons ATGGCGACCCGTGTCTTGTCACGCCAAAATCTAAGAAAGTTGGCTACATTTACTCTCCAGAATATATCCCAGAGGCAACTAATTTCACCTTTCCCTCCAGGTCTCAG ATCTGGTGCTGTTTCCCCTAGCAAATGCTTCAGTCCCCTTTACCTGTTTGGGCATTCATGGGCTGTTAGATGGGCTACATATGGATCAGTGAATCTTGTTGTGTCTGATGATGGCAAACCTAAGTTTCAGATTGAGGAGGTGGAGCCCTCCAAAAAGGGAAGATATTTGACAAAGAAGCGCTTGAAGCTTCAGAGGAAGCGggtaaagaagaagaggaaggaggcaaATAAAAATGATCCGCGACGCATCAGGCCCAAGGGAAAGAAGATAAAACAAAAATTCCCCACAGCTGAAGCTAGGCTCAAATATAAGATTGACAAG GCCAAATTAAAGGAAGCTATGTTGGTTGAAAAGTTAAAGAAGTATGAGGTTGCGAAAGCTCAAGGCCCTATGGCTAAACCAGATGATCTTAGTGGTGAGGAAAGGTTTTACTTGAAGAAGGTTTCACAGAAGAAGTCAAATTATGTCCCTGTTGGAAGGCGAGGAGTTTTTGGAGGCGTAATTCTGAACATGCACTTGCATTGGAAGAAGCATGAAACTGTGAAGGTCATATGTAAGCCCTGCAAACCAGGGCAAATCCAGGAATATGCAAATGAGATAGCTAGACTTAGTGGTGGTATCCCTGTTAACATCATTGGAGATGACACTATAGTCTTCTACCGAGGCAAAAACTATGTTCAGCCAGAAGTTATGTCACCTGTTGATACACTGTCAAAGAAAAAG GCGcttgaaaaatcaaaatatgaaCAGTCGCTGGAGACAGTTCGACGTTTCATTGCAGTATCTGAAAAGGAGCTTGAACTTTATTATCGGCATGTTGCACTTTATGGAATTCCACAATCCCAGAAAGCTGATCTTGTTTGTGGTGATAATAGAGAGGCTTCTTTGCTTAAAATGGGGGGATTGGATCAAGCAAAGGACCAATTGCCCTATCTGGGTACCAATCATTTTTCTGATCTTCACGTCAGTGATATTTCTgaatcagatgaagaagatactTCTGGTAGTGAATATAATGTTAATGACGATGACACTGAGGATATGAACAACATTTCTGAAGACGCAATTTCTGATGGGTTACCCAACAGGGAGTGA